The sequence below is a genomic window from Lolium perenne isolate Kyuss_39 chromosome 7, Kyuss_2.0, whole genome shotgun sequence.
ATCAAGGTCTTCAGTGCTGTACTTGACATACTTGCTGGCGCTGCCATCCTGCTCAACAAGCGGCCCGTAGTTCTGCATGAAGCTACGGTAAACAGGCACTATAGCCTGCACGACAAGGTGGCACAGCCTCTGCTGCAAATCCTTATCTGGCACAATCCATGCGGACTGCTTCTGGTACATCTCAGCAAAGCTAGCATTGAAGGACTTGAAGCGCTGCTTCACCAAGTCCCTTGCTGTAGCCTGCCCCTTGGAGAACAAGATCAAGCCCTCCCTGCTCAGCAGCGGCGCAAGTGTTCCCCAGCTCTCCCTTAGGAATATCTGGGAGTAGTAGTCCTTGTACTGCTCATGCTCCCGGAGCCATTCATCGCCCAGGACCTCccccatcttggtgctcttgaggTGCTTGAAGAAGTGCCAGTGTGTGTTCATCATGAATAGATAGGAGAGCGTCTTGTCCTGGTAGGACTTGGACCATGTGTCGAAGTTGGCCTCGAGTGCCTTGACGATGTCGTGCACGGCGTCGACGAGCATCTTGTCGTCGAAGGGCTCCTTGCGCCAGCTGCGGTGGATGGTGAGCACCTGCGTGAGCACGGCGCGGTACTGGTCGCCCAGGAGCTGGTTGCAGTACTTGGGCACGAAGGTGACGAGTCGCGGCACCCCGCCGTCGGCGGGCggcggcatgttgcgctgcagcTCGACCTGCACGAGCAGCGCCTCGAAGATCTCGACGGCGCCGTCCACCACCCGCTTGACCAGGTCGCGGGTGCGGGTCTGGATCTCCACGCAGGCCTTCCCGCCGAATAGGCGGTTGAAGTCGAGCCGGAGCCGGCTGAGCGCGTCGAAGACGTCGAGCAAGCGGAGGAGCTTGATGGGGTCCTTGCGCGCGTCGGCCACGGCGCGCGCgaagccgaggaagtcgaggatcCCGGCCCGCGCCGCGATGTCCGCGAagcaggcggcggcggcctcgggcCGCGGCGCGAAGACGGCGAGGCAGAGCTTGCGCTCGGCCTCGAGCAGGTGGCGCACCGCGAACTCGAGGTGCCGGCCCCAGAGCTCCACGCTGGGGCTGAGCGCCTGCGCGTCCTCGGCGGGGTCGCGCAGGTAGTCGAGGCCGAGCGCGCGTAGGCTGGCGCTCACCGTGTCGCCCCGCGCGTCGGCGTAGGCGGCCGCGCAGTAGTCCAGGCGCCCGTTGGCGGCGAGGCGGTCCAGGGTTAGGCTCAGCTTCTGCACTGCGGCGGCGGGGATGCGGGGCGGGGTTATGGGGGCGGGTTTGGTGGTGTTGGGGTCCGGCATGGTGAGCGGGGCGGAGTGTTCCGCGAGGAGGCGGCAGAACTCGGCCTCGAGCACGTCGAGCGCGGCTGATAGGAGGCCGGCGTCGAGGTCGGCGGGGGAGGGGGTTTTGAGGCTGGAGAGGGCGTTGGTGAGGTCGGCCACGAAGCGCGGGTCGGCGAGTCCGCGGTCGCCGAGGTAGGCGAGGATGTCGGCGAGCCACTGCGCGGCGAGGCCGCAgttgtcggcgaggaagcggagcgcCTCCTCGAGGCGGGCGACGACGGCGAGGTAGCCGGGCAGGTCCTGCGCGGCGCCGGCGAGCAGCGGCGGCTCGAGGCCGTGCACGGCGTCGAACACCTTGAGCACCGCGGAGGCGGGGCCCACGGCGCGGTCGATGTTGGGGCCGGCCGTCTCGAGCGCGTCCCGCGGCGCGCGGATCGGGCGCACCGCCGCCTCGGCGCTCTGCAGGCGGGCCTGGATCTCCGCTATGCGGGAACCGGAGCGGGCCAGAGCGTGGGTCAGTGACCGGGACCGCTCCACCCCGGCGCGGAGGGCTGTTCGCGCCGCCTGCAGGGACGCCAGCCGGCGGCgggtgtcgtcgtcgtcctcctgatCCATCCCCATGCTTGATTAACTAGCCCCGCTCCAGGAGGGGGTCGGAAGCTTGTCGGCGCTTCGAGCGCGGAGGAAGAGAAGGCCGGAGCTGGGAGGTGTGTCAGCTCGCGGGCGCCAATCAATCTGGTTGGAATCGGCGGGGCAGGGAGCGCCGGTGTGGGCTGTGAGTCAGCTGTAGCTTGGAAGGTGGTGGTTACTTATGTGAGGAGTGGAGGGGCGACGGCGACGGCCACCGGTCCAGGTAGGTGACGGGCGCTGGGAATGAAGACGGCGAGGTGTGCCGTGGcaggggaggcgggcggcggcaGAGGTTTAGGTTGGAAAGCGGGGAGGGAGAAAGGGGGGAGTTTTTGGATGGATGGAGAAAAGTGGGGGAAGGGAGATACAGATTGAGATAGTCTGACTCGAAAGCACGCGCTCGCCCGGCTCCCTTGGTCTGTCGCTGGGGCGTGGCGTGGGTGGAATCGAAAAGAATAGAGAAATGCGGGGACGACCGAGGAGGCAGACGGCGGCTGCGGCTGTGAAAGTTGGAACCAGCTAGCTATAGCTCGCTCGGCCGCCTGCGCCCCACGCGGCGCTGGGTTCTGTTTTCTTTGTGAGCTTTTCCGACGGCGTTTTCCGGGGGAGGAGACGGCGGCGCTGgctcccgccgggatggggattACCGATGCGGCGGTCAGCTGGTTGACAGCGAGCAGAAACATACTTTGATGCGCAGATTACTTCACTATAAGTTGTAAATGGGGACCAATGGTCTCTAAGGGTGCGTTTGGTGGCCTGCATGCCCCTTAGCTCGCATCGGGTCAGCAATTTTCGTTCCGTTTGGTTTGTCTAGGCCGATCCACGTTGTTGCATCGCACGGTTCTCAAAGCAGCATTTTGTCTGCATCTGCAGGAACGGCTGAATCGGTAGTTTCTTTAGGGCGAGGCCCGTTCTCGCACCACTCTGCCTTACACTACTCCACACACCCTCTCCTCAAATCAACACAAACATAGTCCGAATTGAAATAAACTGTGCATGAAAAAAAGATGCGTGCTGATGATAGGAATCAATTCGCACAATCGGTTTCGAGTTTTATCAGTCGTAAATCATCAATTTCGTGTACGAAGTTTTGAGCGAGTTTTGCCAAATTCGTCGCACACTCTCAACCGTTTGAAATTTCGTTTGAGGGGTGGGTTCACCTCACCATTCCGCGTGACTTTTAAGTTGAAAGATTTTCGTTTTGGTGGACATAGATGGATAAATAAATGACTCGCTAGTATACTGTAATGTGTACGTACGTGTGAGTATAGTTTGTACTACTTTTGCACAACTTCTCGCTTGCCATCTTCATAGACAGCGGCGTGGTGATGATATGTgagaagtgagaggtgataatccatggtggtggcggcatggtgatgttcatcttcgtggtcgacgatgtgatgatgcttgt
It includes:
- the LOC127312467 gene encoding exocyst complex component EXO70A1-like; translated protein: MGMDQEDDDDTRRRLASLQAARTALRAGVERSRSLTHALARSGSRIAEIQARLQSAEAAVRPIRAPRDALETAGPNIDRAVGPASAVLKVFDAVHGLEPPLLAGAAQDLPGYLAVVARLEEALRFLADNCGLAAQWLADILAYLGDRGLADPRFVADLTNALSSLKTPSPADLDAGLLSAALDVLEAEFCRLLAEHSAPLTMPDPNTTKPAPITPPRIPAAAVQKLSLTLDRLAANGRLDYCAAAYADARGDTVSASLRALGLDYLRDPAEDAQALSPSVELWGRHLEFAVRHLLEAERKLCLAVFAPRPEAAAACFADIAARAGILDFLGFARAVADARKDPIKLLRLLDVFDALSRLRLDFNRLFGGKACVEIQTRTRDLVKRVVDGAVEIFEALLVQVELQRNMPPPADGGVPRLVTFVPKYCNQLLGDQYRAVLTQVLTIHRSWRKEPFDDKMLVDAVHDIVKALEANFDTWSKSYQDKTLSYLFMMNTHWHFFKHLKSTKMGEVLGDEWLREHEQYKDYYSQIFLRESWGTLAPLLSREGLILFSKGQATARDLVKQRFKSFNASFAEMYQKQSAWIVPDKDLQQRLCHLVVQAIVPVYRSFMQNYGPLVEQDGSASKYVKYSTEDLDKMLSNLFMPKQPRRTGSLQIRNSNGKINSAMTGLYRSASTLQ